The segment ACAGCAGTACAGTGTAGAAATTAGTACAGTACAGAATGTGAAATAATTATTTGTATGTGTCAATTTATgactagaaaataaaaacaccatttGTTGTTAATGGATCAATCTGACAAATGGCtacaaaacatgttaatgtgAAGACTTACAGTACTGTTTGTTTAATATGATAATACTATGAATTTGACTTCTTATGGATTCAttgcaaacaaaacaagtgcATCATATCCAAAAAACATGTGCGTCATTGTCTCACACATTTGTATAAAAGAACAATTTACACCGTGAGAGAGCACAAATTGCTCTTGGACATCTGCATCTGTATTGTTTGTCTACGAGCTTTTGCTGACGCAGACATGCATAAAAACACCGAAATTTGTGtatatggttgtgtgtgtgagtgagtgtgtccAGAGCAGTGATGTCAAAGCAGGGATTAGATTGGCTTATATTGCCCAAAGCAGCACATTTGCAATTCAGTGAACATCACACTCAGGTTGCCAAATCGCTGATTATAGTTTAACTATTTTGCATCCAGTGGAGTAGCCATCAGCTCCTTCTGCTTTACTTTTATATCCAGTAGCTATAGCTATAAATCCTCTTATTTGGATCATGATGCCTTCAAAGGCATCTGCACCCAAGTACCTTACATGGTTCTGGCTAAAAACACTGATTCTGAGTAATGATGTTCCAAAaatacagcatgtttttggccagcagctgaaagagaagcagcaaGCAGTCTAAAAGTCAACAGGCGAGTGTATAAGGCCTGAGCAAACTACCGCTCTGCTACCACAGCGGACAAATCACACACAGGCTGTGGACCAGACCACTTGCAATACACACACAACTTGCTGTTAGTGGTTTGAGAAGGGAAGCCATCGTCTCACCCAGCACGGTCCCACATGAGTCAGACGCAACATGCAGACAAAGCAGGCAGACCTCAGTGTCATAAAGAAGGTTTTATTTgccagaaagacagaaaacacttcAAAAAACTCTTGCAGTGCAACTGACAGCGTGTGATGGGCTGCGCAGTAACAGCCTGCAACTTAAATCGATGAGGTTAGGTGAATTAAGCTCTTTTCTTGTATGTttagtttgcttttatttaaaaatgagatGTAAAATCTTTCCAGGATGGAATGAAACCGGTGCATttaagagagaaaagagagcaaAAAGGAGCCATAAAGAGTTCTTGTTAAAAAGAAGCAGAGTCAAGGCTTCTTACAGTCGAGCCAGTTAGTCTAAAACTTTCCATCAAAGCCTTGCTGAGCTGCATGGAGTAATTACCTCTCACACAGCAACAGCTCCCAGGCCTTATTACTGATactgtttgtgcacatgtgtatgCGTTTGTCTAAAGGTGCATGTtctgcgcgcacacacacacacacacacacacacacacacacacacagatgaataTGCCTCAATGCCGTGGTcagacaaagtgtgtgtttccacGTGTGTGTGCCTATAAAAAAGCAGCACCCCAGGTCGTGCTTTTCCGACATAAACCAGCTTGCAGGCGTGATAAACCGAGAAATGTTGTTATGACGGGTCGCTCCTGGTCTCTGCTGTCCCGATGACGGCAGAGAGAAGCCCACCCAATGTGCCGTTCCTGACAGTCTGGGTAAAAATAGACAGATTCAGAAGACAAAACCAACAATCTCCAAAGCACTCAGAGCAAGCAGATCAAGTCTCTGTCTACGTTAAATTTCAGTGGTGGTAAATCAGATCATTACTTagttaacaataaataaaatgcagatttaCTGCAAAAAATTACTTCATACACCATTGCCAgaattttttaaacattttttgtgcatttaattCAGCTAAAGTGCAGCAGTATAACCAATAAtaggtgtaaaaaaaaagcttagatagattatattattatagtatttgACATTAAATGATTGTTATTGCAACAAGTTAAACTTTATTGTTGTAGCTCATTGAAGTCGTGTGTGTTTTAGCAGTAATTTAGTCTTAGTTCTGGTTCCCAAACTAGGAGTTGATTCTCATGTGAGGGTTCCAAAAAACCTGTGGCGGttcaggagagaaaagaagacacAAGACTAATAATCTACAGCCCACTGCAAACCTGCGATGGTATACTTAACCAcatgagctaaatgctaatgtcatCATGTTAACACGTTGTTAACACTGATGTTCATCATGTTACCATTTTCAGTTTGGTAGTTAACATTTGCTGATTAGCACTGCACAAAATACAGCTGAGGctaatgaaaatgtcattagTTTAGATTAGCATGGCTATAAACACAGTTCTTCTACATCTAAATCAACATTTCAATTCACACCCACAAACCTGCTGATAATATCTGAAATAATTCAGACAATCTGTGAACTGTTCAAAAACTcatgtttttctaataaaagaggaaaactaACTAACTGAAAGGATGAGAGTGGTGAAATAACTTCTTCTCTCCCGTGATTGATGTTTCATTGCATGTTGTGGGTGCTCTGGGGACTGAATCACAAGCTTTCCGGAGTCAAACCACCTCATGATCTCTGTTAAATATACGCATTTTATTTATGACCCACGCTGGCTGTTGGAGCTGCTAAGCCTGAAAGAATTTCCTAAGTCTGTGTTTTAATGGAGACTTTGAAATACTCATGTCGGTCAGACTGCTGTCTCAAAGGCTTTTTCTGGGAAAAACAGTGAGTAGTGAAAATCAGctaatttaattatatatgaAAATATCGGATTCTAGATCAGTATTTGTATCATCCTTCAAAATAATCTGCTCTGAACTGTAATATAAATGTCCCGAAATGTGATGTACATGGCCAGTTTAGTGTGACAATATTAGAGGCTTTTAACTTATGTGAATGGGGGCCGAATGAAGTACTTTGCTGGCTCGATGGCCAGAAATAATGATGAGCTGCAAAAACAGAATGATGAAGTAAAGTGACTACAACCACCATCGTAGCTAAAACCATCTAACTTTTCAGCGTCAAATTTCAACAGCCTCTTCCAATGTTACTGAACATGGAGTTTATGAATCTCTCACTTacttcaaatttaaaatgtctatAACATACACCCTGATGTTTCCAATATCTCACCACATCGTGCGCTGGTTGTATTTTTCCAGGAAAGGCTTGAAATGGAGGGCCCAGGCACCCAGTAAAACCTATTTGGGCATTTAGTCTGTGAGCTCTGCCAGCAGCATATAACATGAGGCATAAACCAAACCAGAAAACCTGAAGTAGACAAACTGTTAAGTGTTCATAAAATATCTCTGGCCAGGGAACTTTTGATGGGAGGATTAAGGAAAAGAGCAGACCTGCCTTTAAAATAGAGTACTACTTAGTTATAATGTTAGCCCTGTGGTTTACTGCactaatcaaaataaatgtgagacAATGTGTGGACAGTCAGATCTGTACCTATTGTTCTGATCTCAGAATCAAAGGTCAAAGTCGAACACCCCCAGAGTACTACTCACATCTACATGTCGGGTGGTCAGAATACAGCCAATCTacaatgtcatttgtttttactacAATACTTCCTGGTTCCTAGGAACCTAGGAAGCCTAGGAAGctataatttaataaagtaatatAAGAGTATAACACATAGATTAGATGACTAATTGTTACTgtttaatatttgattatttttattttcatttttaagacACAGGAACAACCAGGTATTTCACCTTTAATGTGACGTGTAACCGTTCGCTCATATTAAgtctttatttatacagttaGAACATAAAATGTTAACATAATTTAGTTGTGAAGTATTTACAAAGATACCAACTAATTCAGTATAATTTAGGTTTTCTTCCCTTTGAAACTGTAATCTGACTTCTGATTTAAGTACTAGCAGTAGTTATTTTATTGCCACAGAGcaacattacactgtaaattgTGGACTGTTTAATGAAGTGTTACTATTTTGTCATATTATCCCTATTATGAAAAGCAAGATAACCAGTTTCCTCttaatgttattttcttctttgacaactcacacatactgtacaatagtGAATTTCCTTCATGATGTAGAAGTTGTAGTATTTAAACAGATGTAAAGACATCAAAATTGCATAATTACAAAATTATTGtgcaaaataaaagtactaCAGAGACCTCATTCCCACAATGGAATAAATAATACACTGCAGCACCTTTGCTGTTGTAAGAAGACATGAGTAAATTACAGTTTTGTGACACTACACATGGCAGCGGTGAAGCGGAACGATGATGATTCATAAGTGTCTGAACTCTAATTTACTACTTACTGCAGAGAAAGCCTTCAAGTGTTAATCATGCGAGAAAGTAAAAGTGAATGATTTGAAACAGCTGTCATTGTGAGAGGGAGCACAGCATAAGGACACTGTAAAAGAAGAGAGTGATCACAATCAGACAGAAAAGAGTGTGTTGCAATCACACAATGAGGAACAATTCACTGTGATATATTAGGAACGAGTAAGTGGGCAAAGTGTTTTGCACCGGCAAGGACTTTTGCTTCCTGgagaaaatactaaaataaaatagaaaaactgcACACTGCTTTTGTAACGGCTACTgattattactactattattgACTTACAGAATTACTGAGCTACCGAATTACAGAAGCAAATAGTccaaactcaactcaactttatttataaagccctttaaaaacagccttGGCTGACCAAagtgtaaaagaataaaacaaagcaagCAGCAAATACAGCAAACAAGCGTACAATTGTTATTTGACACCATTTCTGTACAAATACTGTGATAACTAATTCATTTGTTTACTTCTTATACGTTATAGTAAGAATATAAGAAGACAAATGATTAAGAATTAACTAATTAACAAAGGCAGCATTGAATGACTTGTAGTTTAGTACTGTACTTATTGTAAATACTTgagtaattacattttatactaCTTTGAACTTAAAATATAAGTAGGTATTGTACTCTCAAGTGCACTTAATTTGCAATCAAATTATGATGTATAATTGTGTCTTAGGATTAAGCTACACAAAActaccaactgcagcagcattaGTGAAGTTAGGACGTTTACTGCTACTCTTAGTGTTAAGTACACAGtttctgtacttctgtactAATTCATTTAACCTTAATAACCATGTTTACAAAGAGAAGTAACACAGGCAGCATCTTTCTAAGTGCTCCAAACTGCTCACACAGTATTTTTTACCCTTTTTCACGTCCTGGTTTTGTGTAACTCCGACATCTTGTGGATACAAACGTAAACAAACCTGGGAACGTTTTTCTTACGTCATCATTACGCGCCCGTAACTCTACTCGCCGCAACATGTGAAGAAAACATGGGGAGCCAGTTATTTGGATCTTTAACTATCACTTATCTATGTTAACGAACACTAAATGCGACATTTGTGAGGGGAAGTGTAACCTTTGCTCACATTTCGACTCTGAGAGTGTGTTAGCCTAGAGTCAGGTTAGCTAGCTTCACTCGCTCGGTTACTTTTCGGTTGTTTTACTAGCTTTTAGCCGGCTAACATCATGGAAAACACGGAGGAAAATGCGATTGAGCTCCACGGAGATGAGGAAATTATTGAAGTCATCGACCTAAACGACACGGAGCCAGGTCCTGGTGGGTAGAAACATAggttattatatttattattaacactcCTGGTACCGTTTACCTGTCACCTGTGTTTTTGGTTAAAATCACTTTAATTCTCACTGGAGTTCAGGGGCATAGCTGATTTATAGGAGCTGCTGAGCTCATCATCACTTAACATCCTCATTACCTTCCCTTATCTTCCACCCTCAGATGATTTGGCTGATGACTTAGAGGATGTTGATTTCGAGGACACTGGAAATGCAGAAGATGACAACGAAGGCTGGGAGACTGAGGACGAGATGGAAGCTGAAGCTGAGCAAGATGACAGTGATGTCACCTTCTCCAAACACACTGGTAAATTCCTGCTTCATATTTCTGCCATTCCTGTCAAACAACTTCAGTTTGTTACAGGTTTGACTTGTgttccctctcctctgtccaggctcagtgttttgtgtgagtTTGGATCCTGCAACAAACAACTTGGCTGTAACAGGTGGAGAGGATGACAAGGCTTACGTGTGGAGGGTGAGCGATGGAGAAGTTCTGATGGAGTGCACAGGTGAGTGTAAGAAGCTCAAGACTGTGTTTACACATTATGcttaaattattcatttgaaaCCCTGTAGTGCTTAAACTGAGGTCAGGTTATATGTTCAGGTGAAAAGTCAAGTTTCTTAAGATCTTAATGGACAAAGTTACCAAAACATGGTTAAAGCTTTTCTTTATTGTCCTTGTAAGACTGGCAAACAACAAAACTCAACATCACAGCAAATGTCTAGTCTGCGAGGGCTGCTTCTTGTCATTGTGATAAAATGCCCCCTACAAAAAGTtcagttttggttttggttGGACCAACCAGCAGTTCCCAAATAAAGAAATCATCAAATCCTGTGATTTTAAGCAGCTGAAATCACAGAATATTTTGGACTTTTCCCCCCActagttttgtttaaaaaaattaataaaaaaatgaaccaTCTATTAACTGAGTAAGAAATTCAgctctaaaacacaaaaatgtgttaCTGATATCACCTTTGTTATataaaaaagcatttaaagttAGAGTGGTGTAGAAGTAACTGAATGTTGTCTTGATCCACGGGTGaagtttattttacacattaccAAAACTTTATTAGAATGGGACCTTGTCTGTGCAGCAAGAACATAAAGAATATGAATGATAATGTATGATACTATTAGTCATAGCTTTTAGCTCTATGAGATGCATGACGCCACTGCTAAAAATTACCTGTGTGTAATAACCAAACCTTTGTGGAATCTCCACAGGTCACAAAGACTCTGTGACGTGTGCTGTGTTCAGCCACGATTCCTCCTTGGTGGCTTCGGGTGACATGAGCGGCATGATTAAAGTTTGGAAAGTGGAAACCAAAGAGGAGGTCTGGTCCTTTGAAGTCGGGGATCTGGAGGTGAGGGCCTGAGCATTGCATCtgcctgaatgtgtgtttgtgtgtttagcttGTGCATCTGTAAGCACTTGTGTTTTATGGGGGCTAGAAGAATTTATGAGGAAATAAGAGGATGACCAATAAGCTGAAAATTTGTGGCGTTGGGGAGGAAGTGAGGGATCAGACATTCTTCCCGTGTTCAACCACAGCTGCTGAGTTGCACTTTAGCAAAGCACACAACCATAATAATTTTAACATCTGCTCACTGACCACTAGTTGAAATCTGCAGTGCAAATTAGAAAGAAATAAtctgtgtgcgagtgtgtgtaaAGGATCTGTTAATTCGTGGTTGTCTGCCCTGCTTCCTCCTCAGTGGTTGGAGTGGCATCCCTGCGCTCCAGTGCTGCTTGCTGGAACAGATGACGGCAGTGTGTGGATGTGGAAGATCCCTGCAGGAGACTGTAAAACCTTGCAGAGTCCTGGATGCCAGGCCACCAGCGGCAAAGTCCTACCTGATGGTAAGAGATCAGAAAACAAGCTCTACAAAATCTCCTATTagaaaacatgtacagtattttgaaaGTACAATTAAAAGCAACGGTGatttatcattatattttatttatttgcagtaTCTGTCAGAAGTGGATTGTAATTCTGGCTCCAATTTCCATTTTCTTATTgttaaacctttttattttagctAATATTGCACAGTCATCAAAAGTGATTGCGTGATTCATGCAGTTTACTTTCAAGTcaaatgtgtgttgttgtttttttcgTACTATTTTTCTCCAGGTAAACGGGCTGTGGTAGGTTATGAGGATGGCACAGTACGTGTGTGGGATCTGAAGCAGGGCAACGCCATTCACGTTATTAAAGGtgaatgtgaaaacatattgttttatcCTCCTGTCACTTGAACTTTAAAACTAGAAAAATAACCTAAAAGAGAAAGTATTGATAGAGGAAATGAGGAGAATGAAtagatttaaatttttaaaagaACATGCTAGATGAAGTGATTCTTTGGAGAACAGCGACTTTACTGCTCCATGTTGTTGTGTAATGGAAGTTTCATCCTCCAGATTTGACAGCAACTGATTGGCTTCCCATTGATCTGCAATCAATATTACACAATGGAAATTAAAAATTTTGcaagtttattttttagaatCCAACATTAAACACTCTCTTATTTAgaaaagtattcagaccctcAATTCGACCCGTGGACCCCCTGGATAAGCGGAAGAAGATGAATGGAGATATGAGAAAAACATGAGAACAAATAATAAAAGCCAATAAGTGAAACTATACAAATATCACAGATTTACAGCTTATTCAAATAGCAAgagatacaaaaataaaataaactaattataCTGTTAACAGACTCTGTTTTTGTGGAAAGGTTGAAAGGGTAACACAATATCAAACTTTCTCACATGTGGTAATTTTCTCAAATGActgagaaaatgtttatttttaagtaatgAGAACATTTAATCTAATCGTTTTCTTTGACAGGTCAGGACGGACACCAGGGGGCGCTGACCTGCCTGGCGTGCAACAAAGACGGGTCTCTGGTCCTCACAGGATCAGTGGATGGCAGTGCCAAGCTCATCAACACCACCACGGGCAAAGTGGGTGTCACAGCAATATAATGAACAACAGAGCAAAAGGAAACCTGCTGTTTCCTGCTAAGCCTGATGTGTTGGTATGTTTCTCATAACTAtattgttggtgtgtgtgtgttttaaggtgGTTGGAGCATTGTCTGTGGAGGGAGGCAAAGCAAAAGGATCAAAGGACGAAGAAGAAACCAACTCCGTCGAATCTGTGGGATTCTGCAACATGTGAGTGGTGAAGCAAGATAAAGGAATAAAGGTGCTAGTTAGTGATTCTGAATCAACTGGATGTGAATTTGAATGTGAACACTGTTAATagtgctttaaaataaataataaaaataaagacttttgtctTGAAACTTGTGAACAAGTGTTTTACCTCTCTCGTTCCTTCCCAGCCTGCCTCTTGTTGCTGTGGCCTACCTGGATGGAACTCTGGCCATATATGACCTCTCAACACAGGTCCTGAGGCACAGGTGCCAACATGAGGTGagtagaaacagaaagaaaagactgtACCCAACGTTTTATGGTATTTCTAGCTGCTTTTATCCTCTGCTTAGTCTGTTAGCTGCATTGCAAAACCAGATGTTTTCAGGAATATAAACCCAATGTGATTTTTATCGAATCAGTGTTCAGCTGCTGTCCCCTAAAACTTGCCTCTGTGCTTTTTCAGGCTGGCATTGTTCACCTGCATTGGGAGgagtcttcttctgtggtgtcCACCTGCAGTTTAGATGGAGCGCTGCGTTTATGGGACGCTCGTTCTGGCAACATGGTGTCTGAATACCGCGGCCACACTGCAGAGATCCTCGACTTCACCATCAACAGGTATGActtctgaaaaacacacaaatctgtaCAGACCTCTTTAAATAATATGGTCATTATATGGACATATGGTGAAGTATTGTGATAGTTGATTGCTTCGCATCATTCATTGTTGATCTTTTCCCTTGACTGTCTTTTTCTGTGGCTCCTACAGGGAGGCAACTCTTGCTGTTACTGCGTCAGGAGACAACCAGGCAAAAGTCTTCTGCCTCCAAAGACCTGATCGGTAAAGAGAGCTTGAGGaaaaaagagcagaggaagTATTTCAGGAGAAGCGGCAGAGACATTTGATTGACTCTGTAACACTGGAGAACATGTTTCCAATCTCCtcaggatttaaaaaaatcccttGTGTCTGTCTTATCATCATATTTGACCTGCTTTAGTAGGATTGTAGCATCCAGAaggttattttagttttaatcagTATCGCAATTGTGCTTCATCGGCAGCGCAACTAAACTGAAAGACGACAGAGCAAATCTTCTTGGTTACGCAGGAGTTTCAAGAGTGATTCTTTAGAACAAACTGTTCTTAATACTGTTAGAAAGAAATTCAAGTGTGATGAATTGTTGTGTCCTGCCCTTGACGTCACCCTTAATtttatgttctgtgtgttttagagatAAAAGACAGTAAAATAGAATTTCctttagtgttttttctttttgtttgctgaatgtccagATCAAATTCCCCAAAGTCAAATTGTTTCCCTTGAAAGGTTTTGTGTCTTCCTGCTTAGTCAGAAATGATCTTGCCAAATATTTTgatgtaaatacaaaataataattaatgtacAGTAT is part of the Anabas testudineus chromosome 2, fAnaTes1.2, whole genome shotgun sequence genome and harbors:
- the aamp gene encoding angio-associated migratory cell protein, translated to MENTEENAIELHGDEEIIEVIDLNDTEPGPDDLADDLEDVDFEDTGNAEDDNEGWETEDEMEAEAEQDDSDVTFSKHTGSVFCVSLDPATNNLAVTGGEDDKAYVWRVSDGEVLMECTGHKDSVTCAVFSHDSSLVASGDMSGMIKVWKVETKEEVWSFEVGDLEWLEWHPCAPVLLAGTDDGSVWMWKIPAGDCKTLQSPGCQATSGKVLPDGKRAVVGYEDGTVRVWDLKQGNAIHVIKGQDGHQGALTCLACNKDGSLVLTGSVDGSAKLINTTTGKVVGALSVEGGKAKGSKDEEETNSVESVGFCNILPLVAVAYLDGTLAIYDLSTQVLRHRCQHEAGIVHLHWEESSSVVSTCSLDGALRLWDARSGNMVSEYRGHTAEILDFTINREATLAVTASGDNQAKVFCLQRPDR